From the genome of Prevotella herbatica, one region includes:
- a CDS encoding replication-associated recombination protein A, translating to MSEPLAERMRPRSLDDYVGQKHLVGEGAVLRKMIDSGRISSFILWGPPGVGKTTLAQIIAHKLDTPFYTLSAVTSGVKDVREVIEKAKNGRFFSSASPILFIDEIHRFSKSQQDSLLGAVERGIVTLIGATTENPSFEVIRPLLSRCQMYVLKPLEKDDLVNLVHKAINNDVELCKRKIKLTESGALLRYSGGDARKLLNILELVVESGDDTDIDITDALVESRLQSNPLAYDKDGEMHYDIISAFIKSIRGSDPDAALYWLARMIEGGEDPQFIARRLVISAAEDVGLANPNALLLANAAFDAVMKIGWPEGRIPLAEATVYLATSQKSNSAYLGVDAALAKVRQTGNLPVPLHLRNAPTKLMAELGYHDGYKYPHDYPGHFTEQQYLPDDLKDDSFWKGQHSPAEEKLNNWMNQCWDDRFK from the coding sequence AGACTCCGGAAGGATATCATCGTTTATATTATGGGGACCGCCTGGAGTAGGTAAAACTACTCTTGCGCAGATTATAGCCCACAAACTTGATACGCCATTTTACACCCTTAGTGCGGTAACAAGTGGGGTTAAGGATGTACGTGAGGTTATTGAAAAGGCCAAAAACGGAAGGTTCTTCAGCTCTGCTTCTCCTATATTATTTATTGATGAGATACATCGTTTCAGTAAGTCGCAGCAGGATTCTCTTCTTGGTGCAGTGGAGCGTGGAATAGTTACATTAATTGGGGCTACTACCGAAAATCCATCGTTTGAGGTTATCCGTCCTTTGCTTTCTCGTTGCCAGATGTATGTATTAAAACCGCTTGAAAAAGATGATTTGGTGAATCTCGTACATAAGGCAATCAATAATGATGTTGAACTTTGCAAGCGAAAAATAAAGCTTACAGAGAGTGGGGCTCTACTTAGATACAGTGGAGGTGATGCTCGTAAACTTCTTAATATTTTAGAGCTTGTGGTGGAGTCGGGCGATGATACAGATATTGATATTACTGATGCTCTTGTAGAGAGCAGATTGCAATCTAATCCGCTTGCTTATGATAAGGATGGAGAGATGCACTACGATATTATATCGGCTTTTATAAAAAGTATTCGTGGTAGTGACCCTGATGCAGCATTGTATTGGTTAGCAAGAATGATAGAGGGAGGAGAAGATCCGCAGTTTATTGCTAGAAGACTTGTGATAAGTGCAGCTGAGGATGTTGGGCTAGCAAATCCTAATGCACTTCTTCTTGCCAATGCCGCTTTTGATGCTGTTATGAAAATAGGTTGGCCTGAAGGACGTATTCCGCTTGCCGAGGCAACAGTCTATCTTGCTACAAGCCAGAAGAGTAATTCTGCCTACCTTGGTGTGGATGCTGCTTTGGCAAAAGTTAGGCAGACTGGTAATTTGCCTGTGCCTTTGCATTTGCGCAATGCACCTACGAAACTTATGGCAGAACTAGGTTATCATGATGGTTATAAATACCCTCATGATTATCCTGGGCATTTCACAGAACAGCAGTATCTTCCTGATGATTTGAAGGATGATAGTTTCTGGAAAGGGCAACATAGTCCGGCTGAAGAAAAACTCAACAATTGGATGAATCAATGCTGGGATGATAGATTTAAATAA